TAACTAAACTGGGAATAATGGTGGCAACAGTAAAATAAAAGGTGTTACCTATAACTTGCCAAAAGTCAGGGTTGAGTAGCAAGCGCCAATAGTTTTTTAAGCCTATCCAATAAGTACCTTTTAAGGTGAAACTACCAGCAGTAAAGCTGAGGTAAAACAAATAGGCGATCGGCCAAATGATAAAAACGCCTAGTAAACTTAGTGCTGGTGTGAGAAAAGTCCAGGCAGCTACTGTATCATTATCCAACCACGACTTAGTAGTATATATTTTTTTTGGCATCTATAATTTTTCCTCTTAGCTGTTTATGATCCTCCGCCCTGATTCTACCCTTAGCTTGGTTTCTCCTCGTATTAGCGATGTCTACGACGGGCTACGCCTACGCTTGGGTAAGCTCTTGGTTCATAATTATCTCTACTTAGAGTTTTTAGAGGATGTTTTAAAAGTCCTCTTGTCGCTAACAAAACGTTTCAGATCCCCCTAAATCCCCCTTAAAAAGGGGGACTTTGATTCCGGTTCCCCCCTTTTTAAGGGGGGCTAGGGGGGATCAATAAGTGCCTAAAATCACAGTAAACTACTTTTAAAACATCCTCTTACTTAAAGCTAATCCTAATTTGAGCGACTCTGTTTTTTGAAAAAAATTAGATCGTTCCGCTTCGCTACACTCTAAAAGGGTAAAAGAAAGAAGGGTAGAGGGCTAAAGAACTAAAGTATAAAGGGCTACTGAAGAATCCTCCCGGCAGCGCACACAATACGAAAACCAATATCGTTGAAGCGGTAGTCGCGCGAGTCGTTGCCGCGATACGCGGAACGGCAGTACTCAGGACTGTCGTCCCAGGAACCGCCCCGCAGCACTTGAAATTCATTATCATTATCTATCCATGCACTTCCATCAGTAGGCGCTCCTTTATAGCTGTCATGCCAAGTATCTTGGCACCACTCCCAGACATTCCCGTGCATATCACATAATCCAAAGGCGTTGGGTGGAAAACTTCCTACTTCTGTTGTTTGTTGACGATATTTTCCCTTTGGTGCAGAAGCGTAAGTAGAATTTCCATCGTAGTTGGCTAACTCAGTTGTAATCGTCTCACCAAAGTGAAATGGTGTATTTGTGCCAGCACGACAGGCATATTCCCACTCTGCTTCACTTGGTAGGCGATATTCGCGCCCAGTCTTTTGACTCAGCTTTTTGCAAAATTCTACTGCATCATTCCAGGACACTGTTTCTACAGGACGTTTTGCTCCCTTGAAGTTGGAGGGATTGCTACCCATTATTTGCTGGTACTGTTCCTGAGTCACTTCAAACTTGCTTATAAAGAAAGCAGGTACATTTACAGCGTGTTGTGGGTTATGACCAGTTTCCCCGGGTGGTGAACCCATCTTAAATGAACCAGCAAGAATCTCAACCATCTCCAGAGTTATGCCATTACCTAAGTCCTCCTTAAAGAACTTAGCTTGTTTGGTAGGATCTCGTTTAATTACCTGTCCCTTTTCATCTACTGTTACCGTTTCAAACTTAAAGGTTTCAAGCTTAACGGGAATATATTTGGATGATTGGCCCTTAAAAATTTCACTACCTACTACTGCTGTCACCAAACCTACACGTCCCAAACCAGCCCACTTCAAAAACTTTTGTCGGGTAATTCGCTCTTGAGTCGGTTGAGTGGGTTGAGCAGGTCTTGGCTGCTGAATCGGAGATTTAATCAATTCTTGGCTTGCTACAACTCTGGTTTCAATTGCAGTGATGTCCGTTTGTTTAAGTCCTAGAGTCCGTTGAAGTTGCCTTAACCTCTGTCGAACATCATCACTATCAAGGGAATTCCCTGCTTCAATTGTTTTAGTTAATTCCTGCTCATACTGCTGTAATTTTTGGCCGTATTCTGCTTCCTCTCGCTGCCTTTGTTTTTCTGCCTCCTGCTGCTTTAGTCGTACAGCTTCTTGTTGTTGCCGTTGTTTCTCTGCCTCCTCCTGTCTGATTCTCTCTTGCTGTTTCCGGGATTCTGATTCTGAAGATGATTGAATAATAATTGCTTCGAGTTGAGCTATTTCCGCATCATTTAGTTCTAAAACTTGCTGAAATCGTCGCAACTCTTCACGAGTAGCGTCACTAAGAGGATATTCAAACTGCATCGACTCTCTAAACACCTCTTCATACTGCTGAAGCTTTTGCCGATGTTCCTCGATCGCAGCAACAATTGGATTTTCTATTGCAGTCACATTCTCAGCAGTCAGATTCAACGCTTGATGACGTTGGGTTAGTTGAGAGCGTTTGAAACTACTGAGCGGATATTCTTGTTGAACAGCTTCTCTAAACTCTTGCTCATACTGCCGCAAGTTTGCTTGATACGTTTCAATCTCCGCATTAATCCGCCTCTCGATCGCCCCCACATCCCCTTCACTCAACCCCAACGTCTGCCAAGTTTCCTGCAACTGTTTCCGCGTCACCTCATCTGGATAATGCTGGCGCTGCGTCGCCTTCACAAACGCCTGCTCGTACTGCTGGAGTTTTTGATGATAGCTTTCAATCTGCGTGGTGATTTGTGCTTCAATTGGGGCAACATCTACATCCGTCAGTCCCAAACGCTGCTGTTGTTGGCGTAAATCATTCCGCGTTGCCTCACTAAGGGGATATTCCTGCTGCGTGGCAGTAAAAAACAGCCGTTGGTAGTCCTGGAGTTTCTGGCGATATGCCTCTACCTCAGCCGTAATCTGAGATTCTATCGCCGCAATATCCCCATTTGCAAGTTCTAATTGCTGCTGGGTTTGCCGTAAGCGATCGCGGCTTACTGTACTCAGGGGAAACTCCTGTCGCAGTGCTGTTGTAAACGCTTGCTGATATGCTTGGAGGTTTTGCTGATGTGTCTTAAACCGTGCAGTTACTTGTGCTTCAATCGGCATCGTGTCTTCATTTCGCAGCCCCAAAATTTGCTGGAGATTTTGCAAATCGTGGCGATCGCTATCTGTAATTGTCTCATCTCGCTCCAGTAGTTCAGTAAACACCTGCTGATACTGCTGGAGTTTTTCCCGGAAGTCATTGCGATACGGTTCCAACACCTCATCTTCAACCGCCTTCGCCTCAGTTGTCTCCAATCCCAAGCGAGTCCTCTGATAATCTAGTGTGCGACGACCAACAAGAGAAATTTCGCCTCGATGAATAAATCGCGCAACTTTTTTACGGTATCGCTGTCTGGGATCGCCCGGAGCCACCTTTGCCAGTCGAATTTTAAAACCTTCTCGAATTGCATAGATTTCCGGCTTCATTGCAGGTTGAACTTCTCGCACCTTCTGACTTGCGTATTCATGGAGTTCATCGATAGAGATAAACTCATCTTGATCGCGATCGGCTTCTCCCGACTTGATACCTTCAATCAAAAAACGAGTGTAAATCGATAAATCTTGTCCCTCTTGCTCAAAGGAATATTGAGTCGAGGTAGAAGAAGTCAATACTGCTCGTCCTTCACCGCCTAACTGCTCTCGGATGTCAATCGTGCCGTCATCTTTGGCAGACATACCCTCAGCAAACGCGCCACTAAAGCAGCTATCTAGGATTACTACCTGCCGACGGGAGCGGCTTTCGCTCATGCGATCGTGAATGAAATTGGCAGACACCGACGTTGAGCGAATCAATTCGCCCTGCTGCGTTTTACTGGTGTTACGAGTCGCCAGATAGAGCCTACCGCGATCGTCTTTGATGCCGTGTCCCGAAAAATACAGCAACAGCAAATCATCTTTGTGCCGACCGGAGAACAGCGTTTCGATCGCAATTTCTACAATTTGTCGTTCAGGATTTTTTAGCAGGGTAATATCTGACGCAGCAAACCCGCCCATCTCGCTATGCAGCAGTACCTCACAAACTGCTTCCACATCTCTAACTGCACTGGGCAAAGGGTTCAGCCCTGGCTCATACTCACTGACCCCAATCAGCAACGCTACCTTCGCCATTTAATTTACCTATGCTGCGATCAAATCCTATACGGCTTTAATCTCTGTATTGTTTCATTTATACCAAGTTTTAGAATATTATCTCTATCAACCGGACTAGATTATAAGCAAAATTTAATCAAGCGTAGGCGTAGCCCGTCGTAGACATCGCAACATAGAAAGAGACACTGCTAAATTACAGCAGTTTTCATATATTTGAATCACACCTGTCGTAAGGGCGCAAGGTCTTGCGCCTCTATCGCGTGGTCTATTTACTACGATTTAGTAGAGCATTTCATTAATCCATAGCAAATTAAATTTGGCAATACCCTGCAATGTTAATGCATCGGCTGACAATGCCAATACATAGGGTAACAATACCAATGTATCGGGTAACAATGCCAATACATCGGTTGACAATGCTAATGCATCGGGTAACAATGCCAATGCATCGGGTAACAATATTAATGCGTCCTTTTGCATTAAACAAGCTACGCTTTTACACAAAAGTGTACGTATTATATCTTTTTGGCATCTATAATTTTCCCTTTTAGCTGTTATGACCCTCCGCCCTGATTCTACCCTGAGCTTGATTTCTCCCAGTATTAGCGATGTTCGCCAACAAGTCGCCCCTTTAAAGCTGGGAATTATGGCTTCTGGGAATGGCAGCAATTTTGATGTAGTTGCTCAAGCTATCCAAGATGGACAACTAAATGCCCAAATTCAAGTTTTAATTTACAATAATCCCTCGGCGAAAGCAGCCGTCAGAGCAGCTAATAGAGGTGTAGAAGCTGTTTTATTGAATCACCGCAACTATAAAATCCGAGAAGAGTTGGATGAGAAAATTGTGCAGACATTGCAGCACTACGATGTGGAATGGGTGATTTTGGCGGGTTGGATGCGATTGTTAACGTCAGTTTTCATTGATGCCTTTCCTGACAAAATTATTAATATCCATCCTAGTTTGTTACCTAGTTTCAAGGGAATCCATGCTGTAGAACAAGCCTTGGCATCTGGGGTAAAAATTACTGGTTGTACGGCGCATATCGCTTGTTTAGAAATGGACAGTGGCCCAATATTGATGCAAGCCGCAGTACCAGTATTGCCAGATGATACAGCAGAAACACTCCACGCCAGGATTCAAATTCAAGAACATCGAATTTTGCCGCTAGCGATCGCTCTGGCAGCTTCTTCGTCAAAGTCATTTTTTTAACGTAGACGCAGAGGCACAGAGAAGCCAGTGCGTTGGGGAGACAGCGCCGTGGGCGGGTTTCCCGACTTGAGGCGACTGTCGTCGGGTTCCCCGACTTGTAGCAACTGGCGCGACACAGAGAAAAGAAAGAGAAGGAAAAAATTGCTTAACTGAACTGTAGTGGTCTATAAATCAATACAGTTCAGATAAGAGCAAAACACTTGTAGAGACGGCGATTTATCGCGTCTCAAAACCCCAAAATTTTTGCCAGTAGCCCTTAAATGAACCGTATTGGTCTATAAGTAAGTTTTCGTAACGTGCATTAATCCCTGGTTGTTGACAGTATTTATGATTCATTATCAAACCACCAAGGGTCATTAGTCGCATTAGTTTTAATTAAAATAGCTTTTTTTCGCATGAACCGTTTCAGCGCTGCTGCACCCATGCGCGATCCTCCCATCCCAGAGAATTTGAAAGCGTTTTTCTCTCCCTCGTGCATGATGGCAGTGAGTGCAGCATCGTTGATACTAATAGCACCTGCTTCTATCTGCTGGGCAATTTCTAAGGCTTCAGCTTCCGAGGCAAAAACAGCAGCACTTAATCCATAAATTGAATCATTTGCTAAAGACACCGCTTCCTCAACTGTGGAAAAAGGCATTATTGGCATAATGGGGCCAAAAGTCTCTTCCGTCATCACTTTCATGGAATGATTAACCTGGGTAAGCACTGTTGGACGACACCACCAACCCCCGCCTAAGTCTTCAATTACACCACCGCAGTGAATGACTGCTCCCTTTTCTACTGCATCTAGGAGATGATCGCTAATAATTGCGGCTTGTCTTTCAGCGATGATGGGGCCAATTTCTCCACTTTCAACAGTGGGGTAGGCTAGCCCAAGGCGATGTGCTTTGGCTACTAGTTGATGGTAAAACTTTTCAAATATGGATTCAGCAACATAAATCCGCTCAATTGATAAGCACGACTGTCCAGTGTTGACGACGGAACCCCACAAGATTGCTGAGGTTGCTAATTCTAAATTGGCTGATTCTAAAACGATCGCAGGATCTTTTCCCCCTAACTCCAAAAAAGCTGGAATAAACCGTTTAGCAGCCGCTTCTGCCACTTTTCGCCCTGTTGCGACACTACCTGTAAAGCATACTAAGTCTACATTGTCAATCAAAATAGATCCGGTTGCGCCTGCTCCTTCAATAAAAGTTAAGACATCGCGCAATTTAGGGACGGCATTGAGTGCTGTTGTCATTGGTGCAACGAAGCGGGGAGCTATTTCACTGGGTTTGACAATGACGGCACAACCCGCCAACAATGCCGGAATGGTATCAATAGTTGAGAGCAACAGTGGAAAATTCCACGGGCTAATTATCCCAACTAGGGGGTAAGGAACGGATGTTTGTTGTAAGGCGATAAATGGAATTGCTGTGTTTTTTGCAGAGTCTTGCAGCAATTCTGGTGCTAACCTACACCACCGATCGATGCTAGAGAGGAAAGAGTCTATTTCTAATATTGAGGTTGATAATCTTCCCGTATCATTTACCAGAGCTTCCGTTAAGCGATCGCGCTCTGATACTATCGCTGCCTTCCACTGCTGTAAAGCTTCGATTCTCCCCTCTAAACCCAGCTTTTGCCAGCTAACTTGCGCCCGGCGCGATCGCTTGCATTGCTGTGCTAGCAACCTTGGGGGTGGCGGGATAATTACGTAGTCAAATTTGCCAGTTCGGGGATTGCGGACTTCTATTGGTTTTGTCATTTGTCATTGGTTATTGGTCATTAGTCATTTGTCATTGGTCAATAATTAATAGTTATTCTTCCCCTGCTCCCCATTCCCCATTCCCCAATTCAAATTATCCCCAGTTGGGCTAACCGATCAATTGTGGCTTGCTGGGTTTGCAAAAAGTGTTTACGGTCTATTTCTCCCTCCAGCATAGTATTAGCTGGGTAAAAGTGTGATTGGTGATAACTTTCGGCGTATAGTTCAAAGCGTTGGCGGGCAAGTAAATTATGTAACCCCGGCCGGCGGCGATCGCGGCGTAAGGCTCCTAAATCAATCTCGGCAAATGCTGCCATGCTCTCGCCTGCACCTGTTTCGGCTAAAACGATTCCCCGATGGTCGATGATTTTAGAGCCACCATCAGCCGAAGCTATGGGGATGGCAATATTAGCGATGCCTGCGGTATTGGCTGAAACTACGTAAGCCATGTTTTCGACGGCGCGAGTGATTTTTGCCGCGTCTTTGGGAGTGAGGTTTTTGTTGTATACTTCCGAAGTGGAATGGACAAAAATCTCTGCTCCTCGCATCGCCAGACACCTTGCCACTTCTGGATATAAAATTTCTTCTGATGCTAAAGCTGCTAAATTACCGATCGCAGTTTTGGCTACAGGGAAAACTCCCTCTAAACCATAACAGTCAAGATATTTATCCCAAACATCATGGGGAGTGGGAGCAAATAAAGAATTTAGCCGCCGATACCGCAAGACGATTGAGCCGGAGGGGTCAAGAATAAAACAGGTTTGGAAGTACAATCCAGGAAAGTTGGGATCAACTTCGTAGGCGTTACCAGCTAAGAATATTTTATGTTTTTGGGCAATTTTACCCAGCGCCTCATACTCTGCACCAGCCATTTCTATACAGGCTTTTTCTGCCCATCCTGCGAGACTATCTCCCATTGGGAAACCCGTGAGGAAATATTCTGGCAGTACAATTAAACGACAATCAAAGCCAATAAAAGCGATACTGGCAGCAATTTGTTGAGCTAGGCGGTTGATGGAGTTTTGCATGAGCGATCGCGCTTCGTGGCGATCGGTTGCTTGGTTGACTGCATGACAGGTAACTTGGAGTGCCAAGGCCCGGAATGAGTTGAGATTATCAGTATTATCTGCCATGCTGTATCCAAATTTTTTTACTACCTTATAGAATACGATCGCCACCCCAGAGCGATCGCACTAATTTATCCGTCATTTCTGCCCCAAATAGCCGCACAGCAATTTGGTTGTCTGGGTCGCGTTCTGCAACAGTACGGCGCACAAATAAGTCACGCTCAGATAAAGCATCCCGTTCTGATTCTGCTACTGGTTCAGCTTCATCTACCCAACCTAGCCAACGATCTATCATCTCATGCGCTAGCGTGTGGATGCGAGCAAGTGTCTCTTCTGTAACTGGACTGGTGTAACACAAACTAGTATGAGATTGTACCTGACGGATATACAGCGTTTTGCTAATATACTGCTGAAAACGTGAATCTTTCAGGAACGCCAGATATGTCTGGTTCACAGGTTCGTAGTAACGATCCAAATAGTCGAGGTCAGTGAATAGATCGGTGCGAGAGACGTAATCTATAAAAAAGAACAGTTCTGGAACCGTGGCAAAGACAATAGCCAAATGAGGAACATGAATCTGCGACTTGAGCCAAACAGTTAGGTGCATATTGCAAAAGCCAGATTTAGGTTCGCGTAACCATGAATGCACAAGCCAATCAATTTCTGGACCAGAGAAGGTATTGACCGAGCCGTGCGCTTCTCCAATCAAGGCAGAGTATTTTTTAAAATTCTCGGTAGACGGATCTGAATGTAATTCAAAACGAGCGTCTATTTTCTCACGGAGTTCATTTGTCCAACCCCACAACTGCTCAAATAAGGCTGTATTGTCTACATTAATTTTCTGCTCAAGCACTGTTTGTACCCTTTTAGATCAGAATGCAAACAAACATAATATAAAAGCAAAAAACCAGCATCTAGCTTCTGCCAGAATTCTTTCACTGAGCCAAAACAACTGTAAATGGCGTGGAATTATTGTTTGCTTCTCCTGTCTTTGGATAAACTTAATTTAAATCAAGAACTTCGGGTAGAAGAGAGAATGTCAAATTTCCGCGATCGCACAGAGTCAAACACCGATAAAGTTTTACTCATCGGAGTTACTGGCGGCACAGGTGGAAATGTCGTTAAGGGATTTCTCGAACAGGGAGTTACCAACCTGCGAGTCATCACTAGAGAAATTGATCTTAATCGTCCAACTCTTGCAAAGCTCAACAATGCCGGAGTTGAACTGGTAAAAGCCAACCTCGACGATAAAACTTCTCTCATAGCAGCCTTTGCAGGAATTTCGGCTGTTTACTGCCACGCCACTTCTGCGGACTCCGCTAAAATTGACCCGCTAGAGGTGGAGAGAGCAAGGCGAGTTGCACAAGCTGCCAAACAAGCTGAAATTAAGCACTTTGTCTACAATTCCGCAGGTGGGGCGGATAGGAATTCCGGAATCCCTCGCATTGAGCAAAAGTATCAAGTAGAGGAAATTCTCAAAGAAGCGGGCTTACCTACTACTATGTTGCGAGCCTGCTTGTTTATGGAGGAGTTTTGGAAGAAGTACACGCGACCTTCTATTATCAAAGGTAGTTTTCCGTTTTCAATTCAGCCAGATAAACCCCTTCATCTAATTACAACCAAGGATATGGGCCGCGTTGCTGCCTACGTAATTAAACATCCCACCAAGTATATTGGTCAAGAAATTGAGCTAGCTGGCGATGTGCTGACTCCAAAACAGATGGCAGAGGCATTCTCCCAAGCGCAGGGGCTAAAAGTTGTCCATAAAGAGACACCTGCTTGGATTTTCTTACTCTTGCTGCAAAAAGAACTGTTCGATTTGATTCAGTGGTATCGCAAAAAAGGTTATCAAGCCGATGTCCAGCGTTTACGAGAAGAGTTTCCTGGACTTCTAACAACATTTAGTGAATTTTTGGCAGAAACTCACTGGTCAAATGCGGAACTTACCTATGAGAGTCTGCGATCGCATTAGTACACTGTGGCAAAAGTTTGCTTACCTTTAACCAGTTGCTCTGAGCAACTGATTAAGCCGGAATGAGTTGAGATTATCAATATTATCTGCCCTGCTGTGTCCAAATTTTTTTAACCATGCCTAGGGTCGTCTATGCCTACACCTCCCCAGAGCGATCGCACAAGTTTATCTGTCAACTCAGAACCAAACATCTGTGCGGCAAATTTATTACCTGGATCGCGTTCAGCACTGCTACGGCGCAGCGCCAAATCACGAGCTGCCAAAGCTTCCCGTGCATCTTCTGACACTGGTTCAGCTGTATCTACCCAAGTTAGCCAGCGATCGAGGGTTTCGTGTGCAAGTGTGCGAATCAGTTCGAGAGTTTCCAAGGTGGGTGCGCTGGTGTAGCACAAGCTAGCAGGCGATTGAAATAAGCGAATATAGGCGCTTTTGCTAGTAAATGCCTTTAAGCGCGAATCGTCTTGCAACTTTAAGAATGTTTGATTAACTGGCTCATAGTAGCGATCGAGATATGCCAAATCGGTTAAAAGCTCAGTTCGGGGGATGTAATCTATATAAAAGAAAATATTTGGTAACGTGCCAAACTCAAAGGCTAAATGAGGAACCTGAATATGCGACTTCAACCAAGTGGTGAGACGCATCGTGCTAAAGTTTGATTTTTCGGGGTTTCCTAGCCACGAATGAACTAACCAATCAATTTCTTTCCCGGAAAAAGCTGTGAGCGAACCCTTCATCTTGCTATCGAGACTGCTGTATTGCTGTAAACCTTCTACAGAAGGGTCTGGATGTAACTGGAAACGAGCCTCTAGTTTTTGGTGTAGTTCTTTTGTAATTCCCCACAACTGCTCAAATACAGCCTTATTGTCTAGATCGCTTGGTTGCTGAGTCATAGTTTGAGTTTGCGGTTTTTCTATAAACTTTATATTTAGTTTGACACTCTTCGGCATCTAGCTCTTTGCTCATATCGAGCAACCCATTCATCGAATTCAGGACTGTGGTAAACAGTTCATCAACTAGACATAATACAGCTATTGCAGCAATCTGTATTAACCGATGATTTCTCAACTGGCTCTTAATTTAGATGAGTATTTTCAAATAGATACAGGAATTATATTTAATTTTTGAAAAAACTCAGTACCACGAAAAGAGCCTTATTTCCCGTTGCCTTTTATCTTCTAAGCTAAATTAGTATGGCTACGCCACGTTGCGCGAACAGAAATTAAAACCACTTCTTATAGTCTATTCTCCTTCCATTTAAAAAATATTCTATGCCATTATCGTTATATTTATATACAAACATGTCAACATAGGATTATCAATAGATTTATTCCGTATTAATACTGGCTAAATCATATTTAAAAAAGTGTTAGATTTAGGAATGTGCAATTATAATGTATCTAAGAAAATAGTATAAAATGCGCCTGCTTTACAAACTTAGATTTGTTTCTTCTCAATTAGTAACTGTAACAGTCCTGCTGACATTATTCTTGTTTATCCCTCAAGTTTTTCTAAATTGGCAAGCATATTATAATTTCAATAGTATTATTAAAAATGAATTTAAACTACAAACACTGAGTGATAAAATTACTTATTTTGATGAAGTTTTAACAATGTCAGCCCGGATGAATGCTGCTACAGGTAACTCTGCTTGGGAACAACGATATCGTCAATTTGAGCCTAAACTTGATATTGCTATTAAAGAATCTATTAAGCTGGCTCCTAAAGCATATCAAAATGAGGATGCCCAAAAAATTGATGCTGCTAATCAGCTTTTGGTTACAATGGAATATCAATCTTTTGATTTAGTGAAGAAAGATCAAAAAGGGGCGGCACAACTACTACTTTCTAGCAGAGAATATGAAACTCAGAAGCGTATTTATGCTGATGGTGTTGCCAAAAGAAACCGTAATATATCACTTCAGTTACAGCAGAAGATTGATGAATATTATACAAAAATATTTTGGGCAGTTTTAGAATCTATTATAAGTTTAGTACTGCTGATTCCGGCATGGCTTTTAGTATTGAATTTATTGCAGCAATATTTAAAAGCTAAAAAAATTGCTCAAGCTGCCTTAGAAGAAACGAATTGTAGGTTGGAAATGCAAGTGGCAGAGAGAACGGCAAAATTAGAATATAAAAATCTTCAACTACAACAGACACTACAAGAATTGCAATACACTCAAGTACAACTTATTCAAACTGAAAAAATGTCCTCATTAGGCCAGTTAGTTGCTGGTGTTGCTCATGAAATCAATAATCCAGTTAATTTTATTCATGGTAATCTGATACATCTTAAAGAATATAGTCAGCAATTACTAACTTTAATTAAGCTGTATAAACAAGAGAATTTTAATTACAACCCAGAAATAACTACTCTGATTGATGAGATAGATTTAGAGTTTATTATTGATG
The Nostoc punctiforme PCC 73102 genome window above contains:
- the purN gene encoding phosphoribosylglycinamide formyltransferase gives rise to the protein MTLRPDSTLSLISPSISDVRQQVAPLKLGIMASGNGSNFDVVAQAIQDGQLNAQIQVLIYNNPSAKAAVRAANRGVEAVLLNHRNYKIREELDEKIVQTLQHYDVEWVILAGWMRLLTSVFIDAFPDKIINIHPSLLPSFKGIHAVEQALASGVKITGCTAHIACLEMDSGPILMQAAVPVLPDDTAETLHARIQIQEHRILPLAIALAASSSKSFF
- a CDS encoding aldehyde dehydrogenase family protein is translated as MTKPIEVRNPRTGKFDYVIIPPPPRLLAQQCKRSRRAQVSWQKLGLEGRIEALQQWKAAIVSERDRLTEALVNDTGRLSTSILEIDSFLSSIDRWCRLAPELLQDSAKNTAIPFIALQQTSVPYPLVGIISPWNFPLLLSTIDTIPALLAGCAVIVKPSEIAPRFVAPMTTALNAVPKLRDVLTFIEGAGATGSILIDNVDLVCFTGSVATGRKVAEAAAKRFIPAFLELGGKDPAIVLESANLELATSAILWGSVVNTGQSCLSIERIYVAESIFEKFYHQLVAKAHRLGLAYPTVESGEIGPIIAERQAAIISDHLLDAVEKGAVIHCGGVIEDLGGGWWCRPTVLTQVNHSMKVMTEETFGPIMPIMPFSTVEEAVSLANDSIYGLSAAVFASEAEALEIAQQIEAGAISINDAALTAIMHEGEKNAFKFSGMGGSRMGAAALKRFMRKKAILIKTNATNDPWWFDNES
- a CDS encoding nitrilase-related carbon-nitrogen hydrolase, giving the protein MADNTDNLNSFRALALQVTCHAVNQATDRHEARSLMQNSINRLAQQIAASIAFIGFDCRLIVLPEYFLTGFPMGDSLAGWAEKACIEMAGAEYEALGKIAQKHKIFLAGNAYEVDPNFPGLYFQTCFILDPSGSIVLRYRRLNSLFAPTPHDVWDKYLDCYGLEGVFPVAKTAIGNLAALASEEILYPEVARCLAMRGAEIFVHSTSEVYNKNLTPKDAAKITRAVENMAYVVSANTAGIANIAIPIASADGGSKIIDHRGIVLAETGAGESMAAFAEIDLGALRRDRRRPGLHNLLARQRFELYAESYHQSHFYPANTMLEGEIDRKHFLQTQQATIDRLAQLGII
- a CDS encoding red chlorophyll catabolite reductase — translated: MLEQKINVDNTALFEQLWGWTNELREKIDARFELHSDPSTENFKKYSALIGEAHGSVNTFSGPEIDWLVHSWLREPKSGFCNMHLTVWLKSQIHVPHLAIVFATVPELFFFIDYVSRTDLFTDLDYLDRYYEPVNQTYLAFLKDSRFQQYISKTLYIRQVQSHTSLCYTSPVTEETLARIHTLAHEMIDRWLGWVDEAEPVAESERDALSERDLFVRRTVAERDPDNQIAVRLFGAEMTDKLVRSLWGGDRIL
- a CDS encoding NmrA family NAD(P)-binding protein; the encoded protein is MAWNYCLLLLSLDKLNLNQELRVEERMSNFRDRTESNTDKVLLIGVTGGTGGNVVKGFLEQGVTNLRVITREIDLNRPTLAKLNNAGVELVKANLDDKTSLIAAFAGISAVYCHATSADSAKIDPLEVERARRVAQAAKQAEIKHFVYNSAGGADRNSGIPRIEQKYQVEEILKEAGLPTTMLRACLFMEEFWKKYTRPSIIKGSFPFSIQPDKPLHLITTKDMGRVAAYVIKHPTKYIGQEIELAGDVLTPKQMAEAFSQAQGLKVVHKETPAWIFLLLLQKELFDLIQWYRKKGYQADVQRLREEFPGLLTTFSEFLAETHWSNAELTYESLRSH
- a CDS encoding red chlorophyll catabolite reductase, coding for MTQQPSDLDNKAVFEQLWGITKELHQKLEARFQLHPDPSVEGLQQYSSLDSKMKGSLTAFSGKEIDWLVHSWLGNPEKSNFSTMRLTTWLKSHIQVPHLAFEFGTLPNIFFYIDYIPRTELLTDLAYLDRYYEPVNQTFLKLQDDSRLKAFTSKSAYIRLFQSPASLCYTSAPTLETLELIRTLAHETLDRWLTWVDTAEPVSEDAREALAARDLALRRSSAERDPGNKFAAQMFGSELTDKLVRSLWGGVGIDDPRHG
- a CDS encoding sensor histidine kinase; this encodes MRLLYKLRFVSSQLVTVTVLLTLFLFIPQVFLNWQAYYNFNSIIKNEFKLQTLSDKITYFDEVLTMSARMNAATGNSAWEQRYRQFEPKLDIAIKESIKLAPKAYQNEDAQKIDAANQLLVTMEYQSFDLVKKDQKGAAQLLLSSREYETQKRIYADGVAKRNRNISLQLQQKIDEYYTKIFWAVLESIISLVLLIPAWLLVLNLLQQYLKAKKIAQAALEETNCRLEMQVAERTAKLEYKNLQLQQTLQELQYTQVQLIQTEKMSSLGQLVAGVAHEINNPVNFIHGNLIHLKEYSQQLLTLIKLYKQENFNYNPEITTLIDEIDLEFIIDDMPKILSSMEVGTERICEIVLTLRNFSRLDEAEMKSVDIHEGINSTLLILQHRLKENHKQQEIEIIKNYGNLPLVECYVGGLNQVFMNIFSNAIDALYEQKGEYLIGKVKKHLSSIIVYTQVKNEEYVIISIKDNGPGITEEVKTRLFDPFFTTKPVGKGTGLGLSISYQIIVDKHKGKINCISASGKGTEFVIEIPIKQTR